The genomic segment TTTTGCTACCATCATCCTACCATCCGAATCCTAGTAAGTCTATTCTCCACTGAACTGAGCTGAGTGCAGCTGACTGCAGACACGGCAGTGCCCATTTGCCACCCCAGAGAGGCCGAGCAGCGGCGTGTGTGTGGCCACGGCCCCTCCACTCTCCCAGCAAATTCACGCGGGCCTGCGCGCGGACAGAGAGCGGGTGTGTGGAGGCCGCGGGCCCGGCACACTGGGCCACCGGCGTTTGGGCGGGGAGGAGCCTGTACCGGCTgagcggggaggaggaggagcccggACGGCGGGAGCGGCTGCGGCGCGCGGGCACCCTCGGAGCCGCGTGCTGGGGGTCCTAGGGGCCCACCGCGCTCAGGCAGACGTTCAGATGCTCCGACAGACATGGTCTATACCCCAGGAAAGGGGAGCGGGTCGGTCCACTCCCGCAGACAGGCCCACCGATGAACCGGTCGCCACCACCCCGCCGGGAAAAAGGCATTGACGGTCAGGCCGCGCTGTTTCTTTAAGACCGTGTTCCTACTAACACTGACGGTGAGTAACTTGGTCCTGGGTCTCAGGAGAGATCCCGAGGTGGGATGGGCCCTTGGCCTCCTATGGATAGGCGAGTGAGAGTAAAAATCTCTGGGCGTGAAATTTGGGGAAGTTATGAATGGGGGGAGGGGCGGGATCCGATTTGAGCCAAAGCCCCCAGGTACCTTGTACATTTTAACAGGGTTCCTGGAGAGGGCGGGTAGACTAAGCAAGGCCAAGTTCCAAAGGGAGGAGAGTCCCAGCTGGCTTCAGCGTCCACGAGGCACAGTCCTTCACGAATCTTGGTAAGCGTGGTAGCTTGTGAATTAGGGTGAATGGCAGAAGCCAGGGCTTCGGGGATGGTGGGCGAGGTAGTGGAACTGACCACTGCCGGCTGTCAGGTAGGCCTTGGGCACCCAGTTCTGCAGACAGTTTTCTGGAGTAAGAAGTGGAGCTAGCCAGCCCACACACGGGGTATCCAGTAGCCCCTTAGGAGCTCAGAGGGCACCGTAGCAAGCAGCTGGCAGCACTGTGCCTCCCTGGTGCTCACTGGATAGAAGGGGAGAGGCTGAGTGATGAGGCTCACTTCATTTTGGGTGAGCAGAATGAAGACTGTGAAGTCACAGAGGCAGTGGAACGCTACAGCTGGCTGCTGGGGCAGAGGAAAGGTGTCACCCAGGCAGGCTCAGGGCTTTCTGGCTGTGAAAGGGAGCCTCTAGGATCAGCAGGGCATGTATGGTGCCTATGGTAGACTGATTGGTTGGGTGAGGCCACCCTACCACAAGGGTCCCCCTCCTCATCCTACACAGGAATGAAAACCGTCCCATATCCACTTTATGGAAGCCTAAATACcaccaacaccatgtggaaggaaggcagaagagaGACCAAGTGGCACATCCTGCCACCCTCCTTTCTCCCAAACCTCTTCCTAGGCTGACCACCCTTGCTATGTCCAAGCCCAGCTTTGTGGGCTTTCTGTTCCTCGTGAGTAGCTGATGTTCAGGATTTGGGGTACCAGGGCTCTGGCAAATATGTGCTGGAGAGCAGATGAGTCTGGAAGATGACCACTGACTCCTTCCCTCCTACTTCTCCAGATGCAGAGGCCTCCATGGCTGTGATAAGCCTGCTGTTCTTGGCAGTGATGTATGTTGTTCACCACCCCCTAATGGTCAGTGAACGGATGGACCTGGACACACTAGCCAGGAGTCGACAGCTGGAGAAGCGAATGAGTGAGGAGATGCGTCTGCTAGAGATGGAATTTGAAGAGAGAAAGCGAGCAGCTGAGCAGAAGCAGAAGGCAGAGAACTTCTGGAGAGGAGACATATCCAGTGACCAGTTAATGCTGGGGAAGAAAGACATGGGGTGGCCGTTCCAGGCCGATGGCCAGGAGGGGCCTCTGGGCTGGATTCTGGGAAACCTGTGGAACACTGGCCTCTTTTgcctttttctcatctttgagcTCCTGCGACAGAACATGCAGCATGAGCCGGCCTTTGATTCCagcagtgaggaggaggaggaggaggaggaagtccATGTTGTACCTGTTACCTCTTACAACTGGCTTACTGACTTCCCCTCCCAGGAGGCCCTGGACTCCTTTTACAAACACTATGTCCAAAATGCCATCCGTGACCTGCCCTCCACCTGTGAGTTCGTGGAGAGTTTTGTGGACGATCTCATTGAGGCCTGTCGGGTGCTCAGCTGCCAAGAGGCTCACCCACAGTTGGAAGACTGCTTGGGCATCGGGGCTGCCTTTGAGAAATGGGGAACCGTCCATGAGACCCAGAAATTTGATATCCTGGTGCCCATTGTCCCACCACAGGGCACCATGTTTGTCCTGGAGATGAGGGATCCAGCCCTGGGCTGCCGCTGTGGCTGTGTGCTGGTGGAGTCAGAATGCATGTGCAAGCGTGAGAAACTCCTAGGAGACGTGCTGTGCCTGGTGCACCACCACAGGGACCCCTCAGTGGTCTTGGGCAAGTGCAGTAGCTCCATCAAGGCAGCTTTCTGCACCAGCTTCCACCTAGATGTGTGCAAGACTGTGCAGTGGTTCCAGAACATGATGAGCAATGCCTGGGCCCTTGTGGCCCACAAGTATGACTTTAAACTCAGTCTCCCACCATCTACCACCTCCTGCAAGCTTAGGCTGGACTATCGCTCAGGCCGCTTTCTCTCAATCCACTTGGTCCTGGGGGTGCAACGAGAAGACACCTTGGTCTACTTGGTGAGTCACGCTCCTCATCAGGAGCAGCTCACCAGTGTGGACTGGCCTGAGTCCTTTGTGGCCTGTGAGCACTTGTTCCTGAAGCTGGTGGGGCGCTTTGCCCCTGAGAACACCTGTCACCTCAAGTGCCTCCAGATCATTTTAAGTCTCTGGCAGCATCAGAGCTTACCCCACGGAGCATCCTGCCCCATCCTCACCTCTTACCACTTTAAAACAGCCCTCATGCACCTCTTGGTACGGCTGCCCCTCACGGACTGGGCGCACAACATGCTCTCTCAGCGGCTCCAGGACATTCTCTGGTTCTTGGGCCATGGTATCCAGCAAAGGTCCCTCCATCATTTCCTCATTGGTAACACTTTGCTGCCCCTGACCATCCCGATCCCTAAGACATTTAGGAATGCTGAGCCTGTCAATCTCTTCCAACACCTGGTGctcaaccccaaggcacattcACAGGCAGTGGAAGAGTTCCAAAACCTTCTGACCCAGGTGAAAACTCTGCCTCATGCCCCACTGGCTGCAGCACCTTGATGTAAAGACCATTTATAAAAAACAGATGAAGGTATTTCTAATTCCTTGGACtacaaaagcatttattttttcagatgtatCAGTGGTATATGTGACTTTCACCTTGCTAGTGGGGGCTATGATAGCTAAGACACTTTAAGGAGTGTGTGAGGTGGTCATGAGGATGAGCCTAATGACCCTGCAGGGCCTAATCAAGGGTGGGTCATCTGAGATTTTCTTCTGCTTAACTTTGATCATGACCCAAAGAAGGTCAAGGGAAATGAATGTTACGGGAGGATCTTGCTGCTAAGGAGTTGAGATCCAAAGGGGGACTGTGAAGTTGTGGTTTTTTAATCAACACTGAATCGAGAGAACCAGAGAATACCTCCATTCTGGCTTATTCCTTTTTGTGATGAACTCCCAATATGTTCCTTGTGAACTGGTTTCCTTTTTGAACTGTTAGTTTAATTCCTATTCAAGCTGGTGGCACTCCATTTTATCCTAAATACTGTGATGGGCAATTTCTCATATTTTAGGATCTAATTTTTCAAAACGTCACTATTTTGAAGGTATAtccaaggccaggcgcggtggctcacgcctgtaatcccagcacttggggggccaaggtgggtggatcgcttgagctcaggagtttgagaccaccctggacaacatggtgaaacttgtctctgctaaaatataaaaaactagctgggcatggtggtgtgtgcctgtagtcccatctactcaggaggctgaggcacaagaatcacctggaggtggaggttgctgtgagacgagatcacaccactgcacttcagtttgtgctacagagtgagactccatctaaaaaaaaaaaaaagagggagagaaaaaagaaaatataatcaagATGTAAGATGTTTACAttccattttcttaatttaatccTATTTTTATATGCCAATAGAGATGTTTTTATGCATCTGAAAAAGCTACCTAATTTATTAGCATTGATTCACAAATATTAAGTCAACAGTAACCTGTCTCATAATTGAGACAATATGTTTACTATAATCAATGAAATAGCTAACATCTGATGACCTTTTTAGTGCCTGGAGGCAACATAATAAAGGCCTTCACAAGGACAATCTTACTGGGGGCTCTGAGATGAACAATTACTTTGTTTCTTGGGGGAGCCACTTGTTAAATGTAAAGGTTTAGCTGCCATGTTTAGCTGTGCTTTTTCTCAGTCTGGTCATGCctcctttgtattttattttttcaaaaatgacaAAGGTATTACTTGAACTGTGTTTGTGGTTTTGAAAGAGGGGTCATCACAATCCAGGTTCATAGTCAGGTTTGTATAGGAAAGGATTGGGAAGCAGTCCACCTGTAAAATCATGATTCTAGAGATATGATTGGTATATTTTTCCCTTATTTCAAAACCATGGGATGCTGAGAAGGAGTGTTAAGAAATGCAACTATGGTTATGGGTATGGTTGTTTTGGAAATGCCAATGCCGTTCTATCTACACTGCCAAGATGATCTGCTGGGGAAAGTAACCTGTCTCCACCGAATTTGACCTCAGTGGGGATCAGATGTTGGCTGTTATGGGCTTCAGTCATAGAATACATACCTTCCCCTCCAGCcaaaaatcagtttaaaaatgtcccaaagctgggtacagtggctcacacctgtaatctcagcactttgggaggcttaggtgggcagatcacctgagcccaggagttcaagacaagcctgggcaacatgtcacgaccctgtctctacaaaaaaatagctgggcgtgtggtggcatacacccgtggtccctgctactctggaAGTTAAGGCAGAAAGCCTAACCtcctgcttgagcccgggaggtcaaggctgcagtgagctatgatagtgctgctgtactccagcaaGCCTGGGaaaaacagtgagaccctgtctggaaaaaaaaaaaaagtctcccagAAGCTGATGCCAGTCAGTATTTTGGGCTCCCAGTACACAATAGCTACTGTGTTCCCACGTTGCCGGTGTCTGTCAGGTACTGCTTTCAAGGCAAGATGCAATGATGGTTCTCTGCTGGTaggattttggtgttttagaaacATCCATATACTTTTTGTTTAGACAATTATTTGCTGATGTTTTAAGTTACAAGTCAATAAAGGAGACTATTTTCTGTATACATTGGAATCTATGCAGCAACACAGCCAGCAGATCAGCATTCTCACATGCCTGTTCCCAAGAAGTTCATGTTACCCTAATAGCTCCATTCAGTACATCCTGGTATTTCTCAATGTACTTTGAACCAGTCTGCCTTGTGGTTTCCCAGTGGCATGGCCAATAGCcagaaaagaataaggaaaatctAGGTGATTAATTCTCATGTTGCCCAAACCAAAGTATCAGCCAAATTAGAAGATCTTAGTGGTTACAAACAATGTGCATAAACTCTGAAAGTCTGCTCAGGTAGAAAGAAGGTGGTATGATTTCTAGGAGTTGGTTGTCTCTAGTCTaatagataaaaaagaaaacaaagaccagctgtgggtacagtagctcactcaagtaatcccagcactttgggaggtcgaggtaggcagatcacttgaggtcaatagTTCGAAAccacctggccaacgtggtggaacctcatctctactaaaaatttaaagaaatttgccaggcattgtggcaggtgcctgtaatcccagctactcaggaagctcaggcaggagaatcgcttgaacctgggaggtagaggttgcagtgagctgagatcacgccattgcaatccagcctgggtgacagagtgagactctgtctcaaaaaaaaaaagaaaaagaaaacataaaagatgaTTACAAAGGGAGCAGTCAGCAAAGCTGGAGTGGGGCAGAGGGTGCAAGAAagtgtactaaaaaaaaaatagtagtaatGGAAAGAACAGACCTGTAGTGCTCTGGGAATACTCTTACAATTAAAGAGGAAACCTCTCCAGATAGGAAGTTAAGCTTTATTCTAAAACAAAACCTGGCTAGCCCCCAGGATACAACCGCAGTTATAGTAACGGGAATGCTTAGTGTTCACCAAGCTTTCCCAGTGTTCAGGACACTGTTCTGATGGCTTTACATCTGGTAACTTGTTTAATATTCATACTATAACCCCATGAAGTGGCCCCTTCATCCCCTccattttacatgtgaggaaactgaggcacagaaagggtATGCAActtccccaaggtcacatagctagtaagtggcagagtctGGAAGAAACTGTCTGCCCTAGCAACCTTTCAGCTTGGTCTTGGAAATAAAACAAGATGTAAAGGTTAAAGggttttgaaaagcaaaaagtaCTATATTTTAGAAGATGGTATGTTACTGTTTAGAAATTCTAGAAGACAGAAATTGTTGGTTCTTAGCCCAatcttaaggtcaggaattttgTATAACATGCAAAAATTAAAGGTATTTGCTTAGAGGCCAAAATGAATGCAAAGCCATTTCAACTACTTGCCCACTGAGTCCCAGGGACTTGATGGTTTCTATCACAGACTACATCTTTATATAACCCAGTGGCAGACTGGGAGGTCAGGGCAAATTTGAAGCCAAAAGATTTCTTGTTCAGGTGGCCAATGGATAACGCTATTGTTCCTCACCTAAACTAAGGCAGTTTCCCATTTATCTGGGGGAAGTAGAATCTCCACGAAGAGCAAAATGGGGTGGGGAAAGGAGATGACGACGGCAGCTCTGCTTTTCTGGCAGCCCAGGAGCAGTGGAGGAAGCTTACTACTTTACTTTTACACAAATAGAGGTATTGAGCTTTGTACACCACTGACACCAGTGATAAATCATTCACTCTTTTGGCACCCTTCATAGCCCTAACAACGAAACAAAGATGGCATTCAGAGCAGGAGACAAAAGACCTGCTTGCACAAGGCAGCCCTGATCCACAGAGATGCTGGGCATGGAGCTGGCTTTGCCTCCTTGCACGTGAAGCTGGAAGCAGCTCAGACAACTCCATTACCCCCACTGAACAGTCTCAAGGCTCACCTAGTGAGTCACCTAGTAGCTTTCCTCTGCCAGGGCTTCCAAGCTGTTCTTCAGAGGCTCCTGATTCAGTGTGTCACCTCCCAACCCTTGATGCTCTTAGTGTAGATATGGAATCCAGAGGATCACACTTGTCCCAATGACCTCCCTCAGATGCATTCAACAGAAAACAAGTGAGGGAGATGACAGGGACCCTAGCATAGACGAGCAAGTTCAGTGAAGGGGATACTGCCTTCCctgttttatggatgaggaagaaaatgaggcccagagaggttaatgTGCACAATCCAGGATTTAAACTTGTCTTCCAGCTGTACTCATTGAATACATATTTAAGTACTTGCTGTGTCAGCCAGCATCAGGCAGTGGGAAAACCATGTTGAGCAGATATGGCTTCATCTGCATGGAGCTGACAGTCTATGGAGGAGACAGACATGAAACAGTCACCCTAGCGCATGTAAAATTGCAGCTCTGACAAGTTCTCTTGAAGCCTCCAGTATGGAGAGTTGTGCATATCAGGGAAGGCCTCCTTGAGGAAGTAAGGGGAGCGGAAACTTGATTGGAACCATGGGGGTGAAGATGGGGATGAAGAGGATCCTAGctagaggagtgtgtgtgtgtgtgcaaagggTCAGTGTTAGGAGCAGACCTGATGAGGGGAATCTGAAGGCCAGGGGGAGCAAGGGGAGCAAGGTCCCCGAGGAGGCTAGAGAGGCTGCcagagtggggaggaggggtAGGCAGACCCTTCCAGGGCCTTGTAGGACGCTTAGAGGTTCCCAGGGCAGTGGAACCCCTGAAGGGTAACATTCCAGAAGGAAGTGGTTGGGGAGAAGTGGGAGTGACAGCTCAGATTTGGACTTCCGCAAACAACACTCAGCCTGAGTAGGGGGTCAGAGCAGGCCATTGAGAAGGTAAAGTGGATGGAAGGAGAGAGGCAGGATTGGAGATTTTGAGGAGGTGAAAAGAGGTTGCTTGATAATGGATTGTGTGGGGAGAGAAAGCGAGGGAGCCCCCAAGGATGACACTTGGGGGCTGATTTGGGTTCTCAGGTGGCTGATGGTATCATTTGCTGAGATGAAGTGTCAACCCCTTTCCTCTAACTGACACAGCCGTACACTGAAGATGTGAAGGTGGTCACTAGAAGAACAACAAATAGGCTTTAAAAAGTGGtttttgaccaggtgcagtggctcatgcctataataccagcactttgggaggcagaaacaggtggatcacctgaggtcaggggctcgagaccagcctaatcaacacggtgaaaccccacctctactaaaaatacaaaaattagctgggcttggtggagggcgcctataatcccagctattcaggaggctgagggaggagaatcgcttgaacccaggaagtggaggctgcagtgagcccagattgcaccattgcactccagcctgggtgacagagcaagactcagtgtcaaaaaagaaaaaagtggtttTCAACAAAGGGTGGAACTTTTTGGTTGACAAAATGACTAAGAGCACTGATGGCATTTAGTGGGCAAATGGTGTCGGAGAGGCTCAAGAGCCCACAAAGAGGGTAAACATCCTATCATGGCAAGAATTGTTTCACCCTGAATGCCAATAGTGCCCTTGAAAAGAAACAGTATAAAAGATGCCAGAAATGAGAGTTACAATAAACCCTAGGATGTGCTAGGGATATTCCTGGGAATCATCCTGGCCTttacccccataattcaatcattaGGGTCATTTTGTGCTCGTTTCGCTTTTTCgactttttttttgaagggcAGGGGTGGTTTCCAGGAAGCTTTTCACAAGAATCTGAAAACGATGGCCTTcatctgttgttgttgttttttttttttttgagacagagtcttgctctatcacccagcctggaatgcagtgagtgGCACGACCTCgactctgcaacctccacctcccggcttcaagtgattctactgcctcagcctcccgagtagctgggactacaggcgcacgccaccacatccaactaattttttagacagggtttcgccatgtgggccaggctggtcttgaactcctgacctcgtgatccgcccgcctaggcctcccaaagtgttgggattacaggcgtgagccagcgcgcctGGCTGCCCTTCATcttatactgtattattttatgcTATATTAAATGTACATACAGCATTTCTGCATCAGTTCTTCCCTCGCCTGGAAGGCGCCTCATTCCCTTGTTGGCTCCGGCTCCCTTCCATCCCTCTCCCCCAGGTTTTCAGCGGCTGCGCACACAACACAGGCCTGTACGGGAAATAAACCTTGTTTTCTCGGTCATCCGCCTTGCCATTAGAAAGTAAATTCCACGAAAGACGGGCCCTTGCTCGTCCTGCTCGACACTGGGTCCCCAAGTCCAGTCCTG from the Callithrix jacchus isolate 240 chromosome 14, calJac240_pri, whole genome shotgun sequence genome contains:
- the ITPRIPL1 gene encoding inositol 1,4,5-trisphosphate receptor-interacting protein-like 1 isoform X2, with amino-acid sequence MAVISLLFLAVMYVVHHPLMVSERMDLDTLARSRQLEKRMSEEMRLLEMEFEERKRAAEQKQKAENFWRGDISSDQLMLGKKDMGWPFQADGQEGPLGWILGNLWNTGLFCLFLIFELLRQNMQHEPAFDSSSEEEEEEEEVHVVPVTSYNWLTDFPSQEALDSFYKHYVQNAIRDLPSTCEFVESFVDDLIEACRVLSCQEAHPQLEDCLGIGAAFEKWGTVHETQKFDILVPIVPPQGTMFVLEMRDPALGCRCGCVLVESECMCKREKLLGDVLCLVHHHRDPSVVLGKCSSSIKAAFCTSFHLDVCKTVQWFQNMMSNAWALVAHKYDFKLSLPPSTTSCKLRLDYRSGRFLSIHLVLGVQREDTLVYLVSHAPHQEQLTSVDWPESFVACEHLFLKLVGRFAPENTCHLKCLQIILSLWQHQSLPHGASCPILTSYHFKTALMHLLVRLPLTDWAHNMLSQRLQDILWFLGHGIQQRSLHHFLIGNTLLPLTIPIPKTFRNAEPVNLFQHLVLNPKAHSQAVEEFQNLLTQVKTLPHAPLAAAP
- the ITPRIPL1 gene encoding inositol 1,4,5-trisphosphate receptor-interacting protein-like 1 isoform X1, whose product is MTTDSFPPTSPDAEASMAVISLLFLAVMYVVHHPLMVSERMDLDTLARSRQLEKRMSEEMRLLEMEFEERKRAAEQKQKAENFWRGDISSDQLMLGKKDMGWPFQADGQEGPLGWILGNLWNTGLFCLFLIFELLRQNMQHEPAFDSSSEEEEEEEEVHVVPVTSYNWLTDFPSQEALDSFYKHYVQNAIRDLPSTCEFVESFVDDLIEACRVLSCQEAHPQLEDCLGIGAAFEKWGTVHETQKFDILVPIVPPQGTMFVLEMRDPALGCRCGCVLVESECMCKREKLLGDVLCLVHHHRDPSVVLGKCSSSIKAAFCTSFHLDVCKTVQWFQNMMSNAWALVAHKYDFKLSLPPSTTSCKLRLDYRSGRFLSIHLVLGVQREDTLVYLVSHAPHQEQLTSVDWPESFVACEHLFLKLVGRFAPENTCHLKCLQIILSLWQHQSLPHGASCPILTSYHFKTALMHLLVRLPLTDWAHNMLSQRLQDILWFLGHGIQQRSLHHFLIGNTLLPLTIPIPKTFRNAEPVNLFQHLVLNPKAHSQAVEEFQNLLTQVKTLPHAPLAAAP